One Patescibacteria group bacterium genomic window, TGATGATTGTCTACAATCTGTTTTGCTATGGATAAACCAAGACCAAATCCATTGTGATTCTCTTGACTTCTGGCAGAATCCGCTCGATAAAATCGGTCAAAGATATGGGGGAGATCTTCTTTAGAGATACCAATTCCTGAATCGGAAATTTCTGCAACTGCCATGTTTGCGGTATTTTTGAAAGTGATATCCACATTACCGCCCTTACGGTTGTATTTAATGGCATTATCCAAAAGGACCACAAAAAGCTCCGCGAGACTGTTTTTATCGCCAAATATCTTTTGATCGGTCTTTTCTAATTTAACTTTTATTTTCTTAATCCTAGCTAGAGAACTTGTTTGTTTTTTAGCAGTCTCAAGAATTTCATCTAAAGACAAATTCGTCAAATTGGACAAATTGGCGTTGCTTTGGAAATTGGAAATGGACAACAAACTTTCTGTAAGTTTTTGCAACCTGTTTACATCGCTAAGGTTTTCTGCGACTAGTTCTTTAGCCTTGGCAAGAGTAAGATTCTTATCACGAAGACCCACCTCCAAAGATGTTTTTAGCGCGGTTATCGGGGTTTTTAGCTCGTGCGAAGCATCGCTGATAAATCTATTTTGATCTTCCAACATTTTTTTGATTGGTCTTAGCGTTCTACCAGCTAAAAAATATCCCAAACCTGCTGAAACGATAAAAATTCCAGTATTGATTACAATCAAAGAAAAAATTAATCGCCGATTTAACCCTTCGACTAGATCTGCATCAATAGCTGGAGAGAAACCCAATGGGGAAGGGGAGTACCTTCTTTCGAAGCGACCTCTTTGCAAAATTGCAAAGCGATGAATTTCGGTTTGCAAAATACCGTATAAAGCGAAACTAAAAGAAATACTAATGACCATAATGATCACCAAATACCAAGCGGTAAGTTTTAGTCGTGCTTTTTTAAACATACTTACTCTCCTACCTTATATCCAAACCCTTTAACCGTCTTTATAATTGGCAACTTTCCCTTAAAGGGAACCTCTATTTTATCTCGTAGTTTTTTAATGTAAACCTCCACGGTATTGGGCAAAATATCGGAATCATAATTCCATACCCGATCAATAATCTGATCTTTGGTTAAAATTCTCTTTTGGTTTTTTAACAAATACTCCAACAGCATAAATTCGCGACTTGTAAGATCAATCTGCTTACCACTTCTCATAACTTTGTAGCTTTCTGAGTCTAAAGTTAAATCATTATGAGAGACAATTGTTGATTTAATTTCATGACTAGACCTTCGTGATAATGCTTTTATGCGAGCTAATAACTCTTCAAAAGAAAACGGTTTGGTGAGATAATCATCCGCCCCGCAATTTAGACCAGCAACTTTATCTCTTATCTGACTTTTAGCTGTTAGGATAATAACCGGAGTATGGATTTTTTC contains:
- a CDS encoding HAMP domain-containing histidine kinase codes for the protein MFKKARLKLTAWYLVIIMVISISFSFALYGILQTEIHRFAILQRGRFERRYSPSPLGFSPAIDADLVEGLNRRLIFSLIVINTGIFIVSAGLGYFLAGRTLRPIKKMLEDQNRFISDASHELKTPITALKTSLEVGLRDKNLTLAKAKELVAENLSDVNRLQKLTESLLSISNFQSNANLSNLTNLSLDEILETAKKQTSSLARIKKIKVKLEKTDQKIFGDKNSLAELFVVLLDNAIKYNRKGGNVDITFKNTANMAVAEISDSGIGISKEDLPHIFDRFYRADSARSQENHNGFGLGLSIAKQIVDNHHGKIVAESEIGKGSIFSVYLPT
- a CDS encoding response regulator transcription factor, which produces MKILIVEDEHRIAGSIKKGLEQEKHLVDVAYDGEEGLDMASSGSFDVIILDLMLPKMDGLTVCKNLREEKIHTPVIILTAKSQIRDKVAGLNCGADDYLTKPFSFEELLARIKALSRRSSHEIKSTIVSHNDLTLDSESYKVMRSGKQIDLTSREFMLLEYLLKNQKRILTKDQIIDRVWNYDSDILPNTVEVYIKKLRDKIEVPFKGKLPIIKTVKGFGYKVGE